A single window of Eucalyptus grandis isolate ANBG69807.140 chromosome 1, ASM1654582v1, whole genome shotgun sequence DNA harbors:
- the LOC104433084 gene encoding copper transporter 6: MAELIRCFGFGFSLRKTELFLSFQIRQRIDARRSKLAEGPSKFDKSKGKVRRTALPFLVSVYINRRTPGSMSMSNSSSNGYDGVNLKMVMHMSFYWGKDAIILFSGWPEQWLGMYVLALFFVFVLALAVEVLSVSPKIRTSTNPIAGATMQAAIYGLKMTLAYMVMLSVMSFNVGVFIVAVIGHAFGFFLVKSRALAAANKAAAASSAAASVATKV, from the exons ATGGCTGAGCTTATAAGGTGCTTCGGATTCGGCTTTAGTTTGCGGAAAACAGagttgtttctttctttccaaataCGCCAAAGGATAGATGCAAGGAGGTCGAAACTTGCAGAG GGTCCATCCAAATTTGATAAGTCCAAGGGCAAAGTAAGAAGAACTGCTCTACCGTTTCTAGTTTCTGTTTACATAAATCGCAG GACTCCTGGTTCAATGTCGATGAGCAACTCATCCTCCAACGGCTACGACGGCGTGAACTTGAAAATGGTGATGCACATGAGCTTCTATTGGGGCAAGGACGCCATCATCCTCTTCTCCGGTTGGCCAGAGCAGTGGCTCGGCATGTACGTGCTGGCtctcttcttcgtcttcgtccTGGCCTTGGCAGTGGAGGTTTTGTCCGTCTCTCCCAAAATTAGGACCAGCACGAACCCGATCGCAGGTGCCACGATGCAGGCCGCAATATATGGGTTGAAGATGACCTTGGCCTATATGGTGATGCTCTCCGTCATGTCCTTCAACGTCGGGGTCTTTATCGTGGCTGTGATCGGCCATGCTTTTGGCTTCTTTCTAGTCAAGAGTCGGGCTCTGGCGGCAGCGAACAAAGCGGCTGCAGCTAGTTCTGCGGCTGCCAGCGTTGCTACTAAAGTTTAA
- the LOC104433080 gene encoding zeatin O-glucosyltransferase-like — translation MKDVSGSVAVIMVPLPAQGHLNQLLQLAHLVASCGVPVHYVGSSSHNRQAKLRSHVPPSSPAFDATSSLRGPVASLVRSLSSVSRRVVVVYDSLMASVVQDAASVPNAEIYVFKPSSAFTFCWFTWESIGMAPPPEVEVDIAELISSKGFPSLLDSCPNEFLKFVASQTECKKFNSGCILNTCRVVEGRFVDLFASATANGTAIKHWAIGPFNPVKVPEKSSRRSAHGCMEWLDKQAPSSVIYVSFGTTTVLSDEQIREIAMGLERSGQKFIWVLREADKADIFGGGGEARKIELPQGFEEMAAARELGVVVRDWAPQLEILGHPATGGFLCHCGWNSCMESISMGVPILAWPMHSDQPHNAVLIAQVLKIGLIVKDWMSQDDVVKSSAVEDAVKALMASEEGEEARKRAAELGAAVRGSMDEGGVSRAELDSFIAHISR, via the exons ATGAAAGACGTCTCGGGATCAGTGGCGGTGATCATGGTGCCTCTTCCGGCGCAAGGCCACCTCAACCAGCTCCTCCAGCTCGCCCACCTCGTCGCCTCCTGCGGCGTCCCAGTCCACTACGTCGGCTCCTCCTCCCACAACCGCCAGGCCAAGCTCCGCTCCCACGTCCCGCCCTCGTCC CCCGCGTTCGACGCCACTTCGTCACTTCGCGGCCCCGTCGCCTCCCTCGTCCGCTCCCTGTCCTCAGTGTCGAGGCGGGTCGTAGTGGTCTACGACTCGCTGATGGCGTCTGTGGTCCAGGACGCTGCCTCGGTCCCCAACGCCGAGATTTATGTCTTCAAACCTTCTTCCGCGTTCACTTTCTGTTGGTTTACCTGGGAGAGCATAGGGATGGCGCCCCCGCCGGAGGTGGAGGTCGACATCGCGGAGCTCATCTCCTCCAAGGGCTTCCCGTCCCTCCTGGACTCCTGCCCCAACGAGTTCTTGAAGTTCGTGGCGTCGCAGACAGAGTGCAAGAAGTTCAACTCGGGGTGCATCCTCAACACCTGCAGGGTCGTCGAAGGCCGTTTCGTAGACTTATTTGCCAGTGCAACAGCGAACGGCACCGCGATCAAGCACTGGGCAATCGGGCCGTTCAACCCGGTCAAAGTACCCGAAAAGAGTTCGAGAAGATCGGCTCACGGGTGCATGGAGTGGCTCGACAAGCAAGCACCGAGCTCAGTGATATACGTGTCATTCGGCACCACGACAGTGCTGAGCGACGAGCAGATCCGCGAGATCGCCATGGGGTTGGAACGTAGTGGACAGAAGTTCATCTGGGTATTGAGGGAAGCTGATAAGGCAGACATTttcggcggaggaggagaggcgAGGAAAATCGAACTGCCCCAGGGGTTCGAAGAGATGGCGGCGGCTCGAGAGTTAGGGGTGGTGGTGAGGGACTGGGCGCCGCAGCTCGAGATCTTGGGGCACCCCGCGACCGGTGGGTTCTTGTGccactgcgggtggaactctTGCATGGAGAGCATCAGCATGGGAGTGCCGATCCTCGCATGGCCGATGCATTCGGATCAACCCCATAATGCAGTCTTGATCGCACAAGTCCTCAAGATTGGACTTATCGTCAAGGACTGGATGAGCCAAGACGACGTTGTGAAGTCCTCCGCTGTCGAAGATGCCGTGAAGGCACTCATGGCGTCGGAGGAAGGGGAGGAGGCGAGGAAGAGGGCGGCTGAGTTAGGGGCGGCCGTCCGGGGGTCGATGGATGAGGGCGGAGTTTCTCGGGCCGAGTTGGACTCTTTCATCGCTCACATCTCTAGATAG
- the LOC104433082 gene encoding uncharacterized protein LOC104433082 isoform X2, whose amino-acid sequence MKSKGIRDQGASASMLSWEQNPLFAVGFDQRFGGSGSVQRRPQLHGVDMVSAGGRCYCCAYTRSAIRHERLFPVQGVRLLFAFPFPARVSGELREMLTKFLRK is encoded by the exons ATGAAGAGTAAAG GGATCCGTGATCAGGGGGCTTCCGCAAGTATGCTGAGTTGGGAGCAGAATCCCTTGTTCGCTGTTGGCTTTGATCAGAGATTTGGTGGATCCGGGTCTGTCCAAAGGCGTCCTCAACTGCACGGAGTGGATATGGTCTCTGCCGGTGGAAGATGCTATTGTTGCGCATACACCAGATCTGCCATAAGACATGAGCGATTGTTTCCGGTCCAG GGAGTACGGCTGCTATTTGCTTTTCCATTTCCAGCTCGTGTATCTGGAGAACTCAGGGAAATGTTGACTAAGTTTCTTCGAAAATAA
- the LOC104433081 gene encoding copper transporter 6, which yields MSRGDHGGMNMTPGSMSMSNSSSSGYDGMNMKMMMHMSFYWGKDAIILFSGWPEQRLSMYVLALFFVFILALAVEVLSVSPNIKNGMNPLVGGAVQAAVYGLKMALAYMVMLSLMSFNVGVFIVAVIGHVFGFFLVKSRALATANKAAAASSSATSVAAKV from the coding sequence ATGTCTCGGGGCGATCATGGAGGAATGAACATGACTCCCGGTTCAATGTCGATGAGCAACTCATCCTCGAGCGGCTACGATGGCATGaacatgaagatgatgatgcaCATGAGCTTCTACTGGGGCAAGGACGCCATCATCCTCTTCTCCGGTTGGCCAGAGCAGCGGCTCAGCATGTACGTGCTGGCTCTCTTCTTCGTCTTCATCCTGGCCTTGGCAGTGGAGGTTTTGTCCGTCTCTCCCAACATTAAGAACGGCATGAACCCGCTCGTGGGCGGTGCAGTGCAGGCTGCCGTATATGGGTTGAAGATGGCCTTGGCCTATATGGTGATGCTCTCCCTCATGTCCTTCAACGTCGGGGTATTTATCGTGGCTGTGATCGGCCATGTTTTTGGCTTCTTTCTAGTCAAGAGTCGGGCTCTGGCCACGGCAAATAAAGCAGCCGCAGCTAGTTCCTCTGCCACCAGCGTTGCTGCTAAAGTTTAA
- the LOC104433082 gene encoding uncharacterized protein LOC104433082 isoform X1, with protein sequence MKSKGKRMHLRLKCRSGWKASCEDVWIRDQGASASMLSWEQNPLFAVGFDQRFGGSGSVQRRPQLHGVDMVSAGGRCYCCAYTRSAIRHERLFPVQGVRLLFAFPFPARVSGELREMLTKFLRK encoded by the exons ATGAAGAGTAAAGGTAAGCGCATGCACCTCCGTTTGAAATGCAGAAGCGGCTGGAAAGCTTCTTGTGAGGACGTCT GGATCCGTGATCAGGGGGCTTCCGCAAGTATGCTGAGTTGGGAGCAGAATCCCTTGTTCGCTGTTGGCTTTGATCAGAGATTTGGTGGATCCGGGTCTGTCCAAAGGCGTCCTCAACTGCACGGAGTGGATATGGTCTCTGCCGGTGGAAGATGCTATTGTTGCGCATACACCAGATCTGCCATAAGACATGAGCGATTGTTTCCGGTCCAG GGAGTACGGCTGCTATTTGCTTTTCCATTTCCAGCTCGTGTATCTGGAGAACTCAGGGAAATGTTGACTAAGTTTCTTCGAAAATAA